The proteins below come from a single Flavobacterium lindanitolerans genomic window:
- a CDS encoding cold-shock protein, which translates to MRTGTVKFFNESKGYGFIVDEETGKDIFVHASGIKAEELREGDRVSYEEEEGRKGKVAAQVAVLQN; encoded by the coding sequence ATGCGTACAGGTACAGTTAAATTTTTTAATGAATCCAAAGGATATGGATTCATTGTAGACGAAGAAACAGGAAAAGACATTTTCGTTCATGCTTCAGGAATCAAAGCGGAAGAACTTCGCGAGGGAGATAGAGTATCTTACGAAGAAGAAGAAGGAAGAAAAGGTAAAGTTGCTGCACAGGTTGCAGTACTTCAAAACTAA
- a CDS encoding 2Fe-2S iron-sulfur cluster-binding protein, translated as MKVTIDGQTIEVEPGTTILQAARMIGGESVPPTMCYYSKLKGSGGKCRACLVEVSKGSDANPTPMPKLVASCVTGVMDGMEVNSIKSERVTDARKAVTEFLLINHPLDCPVCDQAGECDLQNLSFKHGKSQTRYIEEKRTFEPEDIGPNIQLHMNRCILCYRCVMVADQLTDNRVHGVVDRGDHSNISTCISKAIDNEFSGNMIDVCPVGALTDKTFRFKSRVWFNKPFNAHRNCDKCCGKTTVWMFGNEIQRVTGRKDEFHEVEEFICNECRFDHKNVEDWVIEGPRKFEKDSVINQNNYTRKLDTVVIETEKGILKGREQDRRKISMAAVPLRKEEEQEFKEGNI; from the coding sequence ATGAAAGTAACAATAGACGGTCAAACCATAGAAGTAGAACCAGGAACCACTATCCTGCAGGCTGCTCGAATGATCGGTGGCGAATCGGTTCCGCCAACGATGTGCTATTATTCAAAACTGAAAGGTTCTGGCGGAAAATGCCGTGCCTGCCTGGTTGAAGTTTCCAAAGGAAGCGATGCGAATCCAACACCAATGCCAAAATTGGTAGCTTCATGCGTTACAGGCGTAATGGATGGTATGGAAGTAAACAGCATCAAATCAGAGCGGGTTACAGACGCCAGAAAAGCAGTTACTGAATTCTTGCTGATTAACCACCCATTGGATTGTCCGGTTTGCGACCAGGCCGGAGAATGTGATCTTCAGAACTTGAGTTTCAAACACGGAAAATCACAGACCCGTTATATTGAAGAAAAAAGGACTTTCGAGCCGGAAGACATAGGCCCGAATATCCAATTGCACATGAACCGTTGTATTTTGTGCTACAGATGTGTTATGGTTGCAGACCAGCTAACAGACAACCGTGTTCACGGTGTTGTTGACAGAGGTGACCATTCCAACATTTCAACCTGTATTTCAAAAGCAATCGACAATGAATTTTCAGGAAACATGATTGATGTTTGTCCTGTTGGAGCATTGACAGACAAAACTTTCCGTTTCAAATCGAGAGTATGGTTCAACAAACCATTCAACGCCCACAGAAACTGTGACAAATGCTGCGGTAAAACAACCGTATGGATGTTTGGAAACGAAATTCAAAGAGTTACCGGAAGAAAAGACGAATTCCATGAAGTGGAAGAATTCATTTGTAACGAATGCCGTTTTGACCATAAAAATGTAGAAGACTGGGTTATTGAAGGTCCAAGAAAATTCGAAAAAGATTCGGTTATCAACCAAAACAATTACACCAGAAAATTAGATACGGTTGTTATCGAAACAGAAAAAGGAATCCTGAAAGGCCGTGAACAGGACAGAAGAAAAATCAGTATGGCAGCCGTTCCTTTGAGAAAAGAAGAGGAACAGGAATTTAAGGAAGGTAATATTTAG
- a CDS encoding NADH-quinone oxidoreductase subunit B, which yields MSDSKINMVETPEGYEGTGFFATKLDTVVGLARANSLWPLPFATSCCGIEFMATMGSHYDVARFGSERMSFSPRQADMLLVMGTIAKKMAPILRQVYEQMAEPKWVIAVGACASSGGIFDTYSVLQGIDKVIPVDVYVPGCPPRPEQILDGVMRLQDLVKSESVRRRSSPEYQELLASYNIS from the coding sequence ATGAGTGATTCAAAAATAAATATGGTAGAAACTCCCGAAGGATATGAAGGAACCGGGTTTTTCGCTACAAAGCTGGATACTGTAGTTGGACTTGCCAGAGCCAATTCTCTTTGGCCTTTACCATTCGCTACTTCTTGTTGCGGTATTGAATTTATGGCAACCATGGGTTCACATTATGATGTTGCACGCTTTGGGTCAGAGCGTATGAGTTTTTCACCTCGCCAGGCAGATATGCTTTTGGTGATGGGAACAATTGCTAAAAAAATGGCACCAATCTTACGTCAGGTTTATGAACAAATGGCAGAACCAAAATGGGTTATCGCTGTTGGTGCCTGTGCTTCATCAGGAGGGATTTTCGACACGTATTCCGTATTGCAAGGCATTGACAAAGTAATTCCTGTAGACGTTTATGTGCCAGGATGCCCGCCTAGACCGGAACAGATTCTTGACGGCGTTATGCGCCTTCAGGATTTAGTAAAATCTGAATCCGTAAGGAGAAGAAGTTCTCCAGAATATCAAGAATTACTAGCTTCTTATAACATTTCTTAA
- a CDS encoding NADH-quinone oxidoreductase subunit C, whose protein sequence is MALETSDIQNKLVDNFELIVRDFSQQHDIFSFEVDSTSILEVMQFLRDDKTLRFNFLTDVCGIHYPDAETDRQFAVVYHMHNWVDNVRIRIKCFLNGENPEIDSVTSLFLGANWQERETYDFFGIIFKGHPQLKRILNMDEMVSFPMRKEFPLEDGGRTDKDDRFFGRTTDNC, encoded by the coding sequence ATGGCTTTAGAAACTTCCGACATACAAAATAAGCTGGTTGATAATTTCGAATTAATTGTACGCGATTTTTCACAGCAACACGATATTTTTTCTTTTGAAGTAGATTCCACATCAATACTCGAAGTAATGCAGTTTCTGAGAGATGACAAAACGCTTCGTTTTAACTTTCTTACAGACGTGTGCGGCATTCATTATCCGGATGCTGAAACAGACAGGCAATTTGCCGTAGTTTATCACATGCACAACTGGGTAGACAATGTACGAATCCGAATCAAATGCTTCCTGAATGGTGAAAATCCGGAAATTGATTCCGTAACCAGCCTGTTTCTGGGAGCTAACTGGCAGGAAAGAGAAACCTATGACTTTTTTGGGATTATTTTCAAAGGCCATCCGCAATTGAAAAGAATCCTGAACATGGACGAAATGGTTTCTTTCCCTATGCGAAAAGAATTCCCATTGGAAGATGGCGGAAGAACTGATAAAGACGACCGTTTCTTCGGAAGAACAACAGATAATTGCTAA
- a CDS encoding NADH-quinone oxidoreductase subunit D, translating into MSDLLLPPELRYADIIKQRQNEDGSELSILNLGPTHPATHGIFQNILLMDGERIVEGEGTVGYIHRAFEKIAENRPFYQITPLTDRMNYCSSPINNMGWWMTLEKALNIEVPKRVQYLRVIIMELARIADHIICNSVLGVDTGALTGFLYVFQFREKIYEIYEEICGARLTTNMGRIGGFEREWSPAAFRKINEFLEEFPPVWEQFEKLLTRNRIFMDRTINVGPISAERAMSYGFTGPNLRATGVDYDIRVMQPYSSYEDFEFNVPVGKSGDTYDRFCVRNAEVWESISIIKQALAKMPEGPYHADVPDYYLPPKEDVYTTMEALIYHFKIVMGEIPVPVTEVYHPVEGGNGELGFYLITDGSRTPYRLHFRRPCFIYYQAFNEMVKGQMLSDAIATLSSLNVIAGELDA; encoded by the coding sequence ATGTCAGACTTATTATTACCACCAGAATTACGATATGCCGATATCATCAAACAAAGACAGAATGAAGACGGAAGCGAGCTATCCATTCTGAACTTAGGACCGACACACCCGGCTACTCACGGTATTTTCCAGAACATTCTTTTAATGGATGGGGAACGAATCGTAGAAGGAGAAGGTACCGTTGGTTATATCCATCGCGCATTTGAAAAAATTGCTGAAAACAGACCTTTCTATCAAATCACACCTTTGACCGACAGGATGAATTACTGTTCGTCTCCTATAAACAATATGGGATGGTGGATGACTTTGGAAAAGGCTCTAAATATAGAAGTTCCTAAAAGAGTACAATACCTACGGGTAATCATAATGGAGTTAGCGCGTATTGCTGACCATATCATTTGCAACTCGGTTTTGGGTGTGGATACCGGAGCCCTGACAGGCTTTTTATATGTATTCCAGTTTAGGGAAAAAATTTACGAAATCTACGAAGAAATCTGTGGTGCCAGGCTAACGACCAACATGGGTAGAATTGGAGGTTTTGAAAGAGAATGGAGTCCTGCTGCATTCCGAAAAATTAATGAATTTCTTGAAGAGTTCCCTCCTGTTTGGGAACAATTCGAAAAATTGCTGACCCGTAACCGAATTTTCATGGACAGGACTATTAACGTAGGTCCTATTTCTGCAGAACGCGCCATGAGCTACGGATTCACAGGCCCGAATTTAAGAGCTACCGGTGTTGATTATGACATTCGCGTTATGCAACCGTACAGTTCTTATGAAGATTTCGAATTTAATGTACCGGTTGGAAAATCCGGCGACACTTATGACCGATTCTGTGTTAGAAATGCAGAAGTTTGGGAAAGTATCAGCATCATCAAGCAAGCTCTGGCAAAAATGCCTGAAGGTCCTTACCATGCAGATGTTCCGGATTATTATCTTCCGCCAAAAGAAGATGTCTATACTACAATGGAAGCCTTGATTTACCACTTTAAAATTGTAATGGGAGAAATTCCTGTTCCGGTGACAGAAGTATACCATCCTGTTGAAGGCGGTAATGGTGAATTAGGATTCTATCTGATAACTGATGGAAGCAGAACACCTTACAGACTGCATTTCAGAAGACCATGCTTTATTTACTATCAGGCATTCAATGAAATGGTAAAAGGCCAAATGCTTTCAGATGCGATTGCTACGCTGTCAAGTTTGAACGTAATTGCAGGAGAATTAGACGCATAA
- a CDS encoding NADH-quinone oxidoreductase subunit A, with amino-acid sequence MSTDQTSYFPILMQFLLATGFVVMTIIGSSFLGPRRKSVNKDKNFECGIESVGNARIPFSVKYFLVAILFVLFDVEVIFMYPWAVNFKEMGWAGLAKMAIFMFLLVVGFYYVMKKKGLEWE; translated from the coding sequence ATGAGTACGGATCAGACTAGTTATTTCCCTATATTAATGCAATTTTTGCTTGCTACCGGGTTTGTGGTTATGACAATTATTGGATCAAGTTTTTTAGGCCCAAGAAGAAAGTCGGTCAACAAAGACAAAAACTTTGAATGCGGGATTGAATCTGTAGGGAACGCCCGTATCCCTTTTTCTGTAAAATATTTTTTGGTTGCCATCTTATTCGTGTTGTTCGACGTCGAGGTTATTTTCATGTATCCATGGGCAGTGAATTTTAAAGAAATGGGTTGGGCAGGATTGGCCAAAATGGCAATCTTTATGTTTCTTCTGGTAGTAGGTTTTTACTATGTAATGAAGAAAAAAGGATTAGAGTGGGAATAA
- a CDS encoding complex I 24 kDa subunit family protein, translating into MERLNIKQEINITEALMERINELLSHYPADKKKSALLPVLHDVQDAHDNWLSVELMDKVAEILEIKPIEVYEVVSFYTMFNQRPVGKYMFEFCQTSPCCLRGVENLMDYTCDKLGVKVGEPTADGMFEVRGVECLGACGYAPMMQLGDFFQENLTKDKIDQLIADCRDNKVILHDK; encoded by the coding sequence ATGGAACGTTTAAATATCAAACAAGAAATAAATATCACAGAAGCATTGATGGAACGCATCAACGAGCTTTTGAGCCATTATCCGGCAGACAAGAAAAAGTCGGCCCTTTTGCCAGTCCTGCATGATGTTCAGGATGCCCATGACAATTGGCTGAGCGTTGAACTGATGGATAAGGTTGCCGAAATACTTGAAATAAAGCCAATCGAGGTTTATGAAGTTGTATCTTTTTATACGATGTTCAATCAAAGACCGGTTGGAAAATATATGTTTGAGTTCTGTCAGACTTCGCCTTGCTGTTTGAGAGGTGTTGAAAATCTGATGGATTATACCTGTGACAAACTGGGCGTTAAAGTTGGCGAGCCAACAGCAGACGGAATGTTTGAGGTACGTGGAGTTGAATGTCTCGGAGCTTGCGGTTATGCACCTATGATGCAGCTTGGTGACTTTTTCCAGGAAAATCTGACAAAAGACAAAATCGACCAACTTATTGCTGATTGCAGAGATAACAAGGTTATATTACACGATAAATAA
- the nuoF gene encoding NADH-quinone oxidoreductase subunit NuoF has translation MSKKILLEKTSIPGIKTYEVYRQNGGYASVEKALKSMTPDEVVEEVKASGLRGRGGAGFPTGMKWSFIDKKSGKPRHLVCNADESEPGTFKDRFLMEYIPHLLIEGMITSSYALEANLSYIYIRGEYMWVYKILERAIKEAYAAGWLGKNILGTGYNLDLYVHCGGGAYICGEETALIESLEGKRGNPRIKPPFPAVSGLWSNPTVVNNVESIAAVPWIVNNTGAEYAKIGIGRSTGTKLISASGHIKNPGVYEIELGLSVDEFMNSDEYLGGMIDDRPLKAFVPGGSSVPVLPANLIYKTANGEDRLMSYESLSDGGFATGSMLGSGGFIVYNDTACIVRNTWNFSRFYHHESCGQCSPCREGTGWLEKVLHRIENGHGREEDIDLLWSIQSKIEGNTICPLGDAAAWPVAAAIRHFRDEFEYHVRFPEKIKNRDHFVNEPFEKVRHLVGKQTV, from the coding sequence ATGTCAAAGAAAATATTATTAGAGAAAACAAGTATTCCGGGGATTAAAACCTATGAAGTTTATCGCCAAAACGGCGGGTATGCTTCTGTAGAAAAAGCCCTGAAATCGATGACCCCTGATGAAGTTGTGGAAGAAGTAAAAGCTTCCGGATTGAGAGGTCGTGGTGGTGCTGGTTTCCCTACCGGAATGAAATGGAGCTTCATCGATAAAAAATCAGGAAAGCCAAGACATTTGGTTTGTAATGCCGATGAATCAGAACCGGGAACTTTTAAAGACCGTTTCCTGATGGAGTACATTCCTCACCTTCTTATTGAAGGAATGATTACTTCCAGCTATGCCTTAGAAGCAAACCTATCTTATATATACATCCGCGGTGAATATATGTGGGTGTATAAAATTCTTGAAAGAGCCATCAAAGAAGCCTATGCTGCAGGATGGCTTGGAAAAAACATTTTAGGAACCGGCTACAACCTTGACCTGTATGTTCATTGTGGTGGTGGTGCCTATATCTGCGGTGAAGAAACCGCTTTGATTGAATCACTGGAAGGAAAAAGAGGAAATCCCCGTATCAAGCCGCCATTCCCGGCGGTTTCCGGACTTTGGTCAAATCCTACCGTAGTAAACAACGTAGAGTCGATTGCGGCAGTGCCATGGATTGTTAACAATACCGGTGCAGAATATGCTAAAATCGGAATTGGAAGATCAACCGGAACCAAATTGATTTCTGCTTCAGGACACATCAAAAACCCTGGTGTTTATGAAATCGAATTGGGACTTAGTGTTGATGAATTCATGAACTCTGATGAATATTTGGGCGGAATGATTGACGACAGGCCTTTAAAAGCGTTTGTTCCGGGAGGTTCGTCTGTTCCTGTTCTGCCAGCCAATTTGATTTATAAGACTGCAAATGGTGAAGACCGTCTGATGTCTTACGAATCATTAAGCGATGGCGGATTTGCTACCGGTTCCATGTTAGGTTCCGGCGGATTTATAGTATACAACGATACCGCTTGTATTGTTAGAAACACCTGGAATTTCTCCAGATTCTACCACCACGAAAGCTGCGGACAGTGTTCGCCTTGCCGTGAAGGAACAGGCTGGCTTGAAAAAGTATTGCACAGAATTGAAAACGGCCATGGCCGCGAAGAAGATATTGACCTGCTTTGGAGCATCCAGAGCAAGATTGAAGGAAACACAATTTGTCCTTTAGGTGATGCTGCTGCCTGGCCGGTTGCCGCTGCAATCCGTCACTTTAGAGATGAATTCGAATATCATGTCCGTTTCCCGGAAAAAATAAAAAACAGAGACCATTTCGTAAACGAGCCTTTTGAAAAGGTGAGACATTTGGTTGGAAAACAAACAGTTTAA
- a CDS encoding serine hydrolase domain-containing protein yields MKNKILILFVLFTCAGFSQSKLLKIIGPYKDSIKDFGIVALVESKDKLYIENIGFEKNVPSPNDQLFCIGSTSKLYISCLILQLIEEKKLSLDDPLSKFNIIRKNENISANITIKNLLSHSSGIQDYLTATTFNSSFLQPYEDFSRTAFYKLINSKSFAPNEKNEYSNSNYFILKEIIEEIEDKALHYVVEERIIKPLKLEHTKTYYSKNIPGLASSYASGMNLDDFPKLGINNFSDGVGNFVTTAKELNIFIRALFFSNRLINSQSAKILTTIVQPQGTTKNKYFGIGTLKFKNDQYNLFGYAGRTISYSSAAYVDTDSKQSYILLLNSAEFSKDAADKIIVQMIKDFK; encoded by the coding sequence ATGAAAAATAAAATTCTAATACTGTTTGTCCTTTTTACCTGTGCAGGTTTTTCTCAAAGCAAGCTCCTTAAAATAATTGGACCTTATAAAGACTCTATTAAAGATTTTGGAATTGTTGCCTTAGTTGAAAGCAAAGACAAGTTATATATAGAGAATATCGGTTTTGAAAAAAATGTCCCCAGTCCCAACGATCAGCTTTTTTGTATTGGAAGTACCAGCAAATTATACATTTCATGTTTGATCTTACAGCTAATCGAAGAAAAAAAGCTTTCACTTGATGACCCTCTATCAAAATTCAACATCATCAGGAAAAACGAAAATATATCCGCAAACATTACTATAAAGAACCTTTTGTCACATAGCAGTGGCATTCAGGATTATCTCACAGCCACTACGTTTAATTCCTCTTTTTTACAACCTTATGAGGACTTCAGCAGAACCGCTTTTTACAAGTTAATCAATTCTAAGTCATTTGCTCCCAATGAAAAGAATGAATATTCCAACAGCAATTATTTTATCCTGAAGGAAATCATAGAAGAAATCGAAGACAAGGCTTTGCATTATGTAGTGGAAGAACGCATTATCAAACCTTTGAAACTTGAGCATACAAAAACATATTATTCAAAAAACATTCCCGGTTTGGCTTCTTCTTATGCCAGCGGAATGAACCTTGATGATTTCCCCAAACTTGGAATTAATAATTTCTCAGATGGTGTCGGAAATTTTGTTACAACAGCCAAAGAATTGAATATTTTCATTCGCGCCTTGTTTTTTTCAAATCGCCTTATAAACTCTCAAAGTGCCAAAATACTGACAACAATTGTACAGCCACAAGGAACAACAAAAAATAAATATTTCGGAATCGGGACACTAAAATTTAAAAATGACCAGTATAACCTATTTGGATATGCAGGAAGAACAATCAGCTATTCAAGTGCCGCCTATGTGGATACTGATTCAAAACAGAGCTATATATTATTGTTAAACAGTGCAGAATTTTCAAAAGATGCTGCAGATAAAATAATAGTACAAATGATTAAAGATTTCAAGTAA
- a CDS encoding HTTM domain-containing protein produces MKFFNNSVSEIEWNSFFRISIALYCLLNLFSFWADIPNILLENAFIKPEVIDLVFDGYSPTLVDLHHYLTNLGITLAFDDFVYLVIYVYIFMLGLLLLGAFTRVAAIASFILQIIILKSMNYYLYGADYFASMALFYCIIFPKGKFSLDYMIKEFKINQSSLKWSLLLLQAHLCVIYFFSGLDKGLGINWYNGESVWRAVSGHNYNGLISLADYDLPNFIYISIGILTLITETFYPVFINYSKTRKLWLTLTISMHVSIILFMGLYFFGTLMIILNVAAYYIPYLKKDNSNASSEYEKDLENQLAYEK; encoded by the coding sequence ATGAAATTCTTCAATAACTCTGTTTCAGAAATAGAATGGAATTCTTTTTTTAGAATTTCCATCGCGCTCTACTGCCTTTTGAATCTTTTTTCCTTTTGGGCAGATATTCCCAATATTTTATTGGAAAATGCTTTTATCAAGCCTGAAGTTATTGATCTTGTCTTTGATGGCTACAGCCCTACTCTTGTTGATCTCCATCACTATCTTACAAACTTAGGCATTACATTGGCATTTGACGATTTCGTATATCTCGTAATATATGTCTATATTTTCATGCTTGGCTTATTGCTTTTGGGTGCTTTTACCAGAGTTGCCGCTATTGCGTCCTTCATTCTACAGATAATCATTCTAAAATCAATGAACTATTATCTGTATGGTGCAGATTATTTCGCTTCTATGGCTCTTTTTTATTGCATAATTTTTCCAAAAGGGAAATTCTCGCTGGATTATATGATTAAGGAATTCAAAATAAATCAATCGTCTTTAAAATGGTCATTGTTATTGCTTCAGGCCCATTTATGTGTCATTTATTTCTTTTCCGGCTTGGACAAAGGGCTGGGAATAAACTGGTATAATGGAGAATCTGTCTGGAGAGCTGTTTCCGGTCATAATTATAACGGGCTAATCAGTCTTGCAGACTACGACCTACCTAATTTTATCTATATCAGTATTGGAATATTGACTTTGATAACGGAAACATTTTATCCGGTTTTCATCAACTATTCCAAAACCCGAAAACTTTGGCTGACACTTACTATTTCAATGCACGTATCCATTATCCTTTTTATGGGTCTATACTTTTTCGGAACCTTGATGATTATACTGAATGTTGCGGCATATTATATTCCTTACCTTAAAAAAGACAATAGTAATGCAAGTTCTGAATATGAAAAAGATTTAGAAAACCAACTGGCTTATGAAAAATAA
- the nuoK gene encoding NADH-quinone oxidoreductase subunit NuoK: MQNVLQEIGINNYIYLSTILFCIGIFGVLFRRNAIVMFMSIEIMLNAVNLLLVVFSTYHQDAAGQVFVFFSMAVAAAEVAVGLAILVGIYRNIHSIDIDKLKNLKG; this comes from the coding sequence ATGCAGAATGTTTTACAGGAAATAGGCATTAACAACTACATCTATCTTTCTACGATACTGTTTTGTATCGGGATATTTGGAGTTCTGTTCAGAAGAAATGCCATCGTAATGTTTATGTCAATTGAGATTATGCTAAATGCGGTAAATCTTTTGCTGGTTGTCTTTTCAACCTACCATCAGGATGCAGCAGGACAAGTATTCGTATTTTTCTCTATGGCCGTTGCTGCAGCAGAAGTTGCAGTTGGTTTGGCTATTCTGGTGGGAATTTACAGAAACATTCATTCGATTGATATTGATAAATTAAAAAATTTAAAAGGATAA
- a CDS encoding NADH-quinone oxidoreductase subunit J family protein, whose protein sequence is MLTTVFYILSAITLATAFLTIFSRNPIHSAIYLVICFFSIAGHYLLFNAQFLAVVHIIVYSGAIMILLLFTIMLMNLNKEDEKHKSGLTILAAVASFCLVAFVLLAAFIKSMPIIEEYYVSGEDYQSIKVLGQVLLDEKNGFMIPFEFASVLLLVSMIGAVLLSKKEEKISL, encoded by the coding sequence ATGTTGACAACTGTATTTTATATTTTATCCGCAATTACTTTAGCTACTGCGTTCCTGACGATTTTTTCCAGAAATCCGATTCATAGCGCAATCTATCTGGTAATCTGTTTCTTTTCAATAGCCGGACACTATTTGCTGTTCAATGCACAATTCCTGGCTGTTGTACACATCATAGTATATTCCGGAGCAATTATGATTCTCTTGCTCTTTACGATAATGTTAATGAACCTCAACAAAGAAGACGAAAAACACAAAAGCGGGCTTACGATACTCGCAGCAGTGGCTTCTTTCTGTCTGGTGGCTTTTGTACTTTTGGCTGCTTTCATAAAATCAATGCCAATTATTGAGGAATATTATGTTTCTGGTGAAGATTACCAGTCCATCAAAGTTTTGGGACAGGTATTGCTTGATGAGAAAAACGGCTTCATGATTCCATTTGAATTTGCGTCAGTATTGTTATTAGTATCTATGATTGGAGCAGTTCTATTGTCTAAAAAAGAAGAAAAAATAAGCTTATAG
- the nuoH gene encoding NADH-quinone oxidoreductase subunit NuoH — protein MDSTIIIEKGVFIVIIFAITMLMAMYSTLAERKIAAWLQDRIGPNRAGKGGVLQPLADGLKLFSKEEFLPNTPNKFLFVVGPAISMSVALMTSAVIPWGDKLHLFGRDIVLQATDIDVAILYVFGVLSVGVYGIMIGGWASNNKFSLMSAMRAASQMISYEIAMGLSIIALLMMEGTLSLREISANQSGMHWNVFYQPLGFIIFLVCSFAETNRTPFDLAECEAELIGGYHTEYSSMRMGFYLFAEYASMFISSTILAVLYFGGYNYPGMEWAVENWGVNPANIIGIVVLFIKICFFIFFFMWVRWTIPRFRYDQLMRLGWKALIPLAIANIIVTAVVMLLVQ, from the coding sequence ATGGACAGTACGATAATCATAGAAAAAGGAGTTTTTATTGTCATAATCTTTGCTATCACTATGTTGATGGCGATGTATTCTACGCTTGCCGAAAGAAAAATCGCTGCCTGGCTTCAAGACCGTATCGGACCAAACAGAGCTGGAAAAGGTGGGGTTTTACAACCGCTTGCTGACGGACTTAAATTATTTTCAAAAGAAGAATTCCTTCCTAACACACCTAACAAATTCTTATTCGTAGTAGGTCCTGCCATCTCTATGAGCGTTGCTTTAATGACCAGTGCCGTTATTCCGTGGGGAGACAAACTGCACCTGTTTGGAAGAGATATTGTTTTGCAGGCTACAGATATTGACGTTGCCATTTTATACGTATTCGGAGTATTGTCTGTTGGAGTATACGGAATCATGATTGGAGGTTGGGCATCCAACAACAAATTCTCATTGATGTCTGCTATGCGTGCAGCTTCCCAAATGATTTCTTATGAAATTGCTATGGGACTTTCAATCATTGCTTTGCTGATGATGGAGGGAACCCTGAGCTTGCGCGAAATCTCAGCCAACCAAAGCGGCATGCACTGGAATGTTTTCTATCAGCCTTTGGGCTTTATTATTTTTCTGGTATGTTCTTTTGCCGAAACAAACAGAACTCCTTTTGACCTTGCAGAATGTGAAGCCGAATTAATTGGGGGTTACCATACGGAATACTCTTCCATGAGAATGGGATTCTATCTTTTTGCCGAGTACGCGAGTATGTTCATATCATCAACCATTTTGGCCGTTCTTTATTTTGGAGGCTACAACTATCCGGGAATGGAATGGGCTGTTGAAAACTGGGGTGTCAATCCGGCAAACATCATTGGAATAGTCGTATTGTTTATAAAAATATGTTTCTTCATCTTCTTCTTTATGTGGGTAAGATGGACGATACCGAGATTCCGTTACGACCAGCTGATGCGATTGGGATGGAAAGCCTTGATTCCACTGGCAATAGCAAACATTATAGTAACCGCAGTAGTAATGCTGTTGGTTCAATAA
- the nuoI gene encoding NADH-quinone oxidoreductase subunit NuoI, with protein MSIETISLSGRKKEVSNKKMNFWESLYLVAIVKGLLITIKHLFTRKVTIKYPEQVRPMSPVYRGQHMLMRDEEGRERCTACGLCALSCPAEAITMKAEERKPDEKHLYREEKYASIYEINMLRCIFCGLCEEACPKQAIYLTTSKKIVKANYERDEFIYGKDKLVMPLEQALNNTKLKTAN; from the coding sequence ATGAGTATAGAAACTATATCATTATCGGGAAGAAAGAAGGAGGTTTCCAACAAAAAGATGAATTTTTGGGAAAGCCTTTATCTTGTGGCAATCGTAAAAGGATTGTTAATCACTATTAAGCACTTATTCACCAGAAAAGTAACGATTAAATATCCGGAACAGGTTCGTCCAATGAGCCCTGTTTACCGCGGACAGCATATGCTCATGCGTGATGAAGAAGGTCGCGAGCGCTGTACTGCCTGTGGTTTGTGCGCACTATCCTGCCCTGCGGAAGCCATTACGATGAAAGCAGAAGAAAGAAAGCCGGATGAAAAACACCTGTACAGAGAAGAGAAATATGCTTCTATCTACGAAATTAATATGTTACGTTGCATTTTCTGTGGCTTGTGTGAAGAAGCTTGCCCTAAACAGGCCATCTATCTGACTACATCTAAAAAGATTGTAAAGGCAAATTATGAGAGAGACGAATTTATTTATGGAAAAGATAAGTTGGTTATGCCTTTAGAACAGGCTTTGAATAATACTAAATTGAAAACGGCTAATTAA